Proteins from one Erysipelothrix larvae genomic window:
- a CDS encoding transglycosylase domain-containing protein, whose amino-acid sequence MKENSKKKLESTLEIPKLGSSKKAGPSPNNPQDPSSKNKKKTHSPHYKARIFAGILGTITAIGVLGVLVVSIFVVSAVNESPEVSVDMFENLDSTVILDANGDVFYDTGAKLVENITYEDIPNSLIDAFLSIEDSRFYEHNGFDLPRFSIAMLNNVKDSVLSMRLSFSGGGASTIDMQLVRNGVFSKEDPVTGEVVTPADSGPDGIKRKIQEIYIATSLNNNNILSKRSIFQMYVNKINFGTGNNILGVEKSANFYFDKSVSELNLVESAFLAGVINSPSNNTPYASLETATDRTHTVIDMMLHHGYISEEEHARAMTVPLENLFVDRSGENQTLDYQAYVDLVLAEAEEITGKSPVTTPMVIHTAMNINVQTAMDQVSRREVSNLNFGSRTDLQMASSIVDNSTGEVIAVMGGYDYNNKRSWLRVKETHSQPGSTIKPLVDYAPAFEYLGWATSHVMMDQPYVWGGTDFAVGNWDGRFEGQVTLRRAISDSRNIPAIEAFTAVYDSIGRQRYIEYLRSFGFNIFEEDGFDHQFSIGGNRFETSPYELAGAYAAIFNGGVFTEPHTIRQVDFKDGSESVMSPYASNQVISEAAAFMTAQTMRYVILDNLTYTARPTRRSYPVYGKTGTTNHDQANANNFGVPANSAKDLWIVNATDRFTFATWSGFDKFDKDAWLTTEIQRFNLPGNMNSYILDVLAEEYGVGREISRPSTVSDITHILGTFPYQSPIDGMDSSLITTGLIKRDRLNLVEATPPTLNDLASATITTSGGLLNTKITVNMTPYPNADALTVAPTTFEMTSSTGRTFTGKRLYDPSWIFGAVRYQADLYVNGELQKTVMSDTENVELTLSNFTSGEVRVCAYYTFEKNQDKRSNEICNTLDMSNSEVEVPDFETEDDVTGFSNQYGKDVVSLTYQPVSDINRYNTVASVSPDYRGQKVTLSKLKSSKMTVVINDFVIDVMNYTNRPYSEFANQFGGYFTLKKEGSGNNIVSISGPNETPLTSIRLSSMEGQTLTIKTQ is encoded by the coding sequence ATGAAAGAGAACTCAAAAAAGAAGCTTGAATCGACCTTGGAAATTCCAAAGTTGGGTTCAAGTAAAAAGGCAGGGCCAAGTCCAAACAACCCCCAGGACCCTTCGTCAAAAAACAAGAAAAAGACGCATAGCCCTCATTATAAAGCACGAATATTTGCAGGAATCCTAGGAACAATTACAGCAATTGGTGTACTGGGTGTTCTTGTGGTCTCAATATTTGTTGTTTCTGCAGTGAATGAATCACCTGAAGTATCGGTTGATATGTTTGAGAACTTAGACTCAACTGTCATTTTGGATGCAAATGGTGACGTGTTTTATGACACGGGAGCAAAACTCGTTGAAAACATTACATACGAGGATATTCCGAATTCTTTAATTGATGCATTTTTATCAATCGAAGATTCGCGTTTTTATGAACATAATGGATTTGACTTACCACGTTTCTCCATTGCGATGTTAAATAACGTTAAAGACTCAGTTTTATCCATGAGATTATCCTTCTCAGGTGGTGGTGCTTCGACAATTGACATGCAACTTGTTCGTAATGGTGTATTCTCTAAAGAAGATCCAGTCACAGGAGAAGTTGTAACGCCTGCAGACAGTGGGCCTGATGGAATTAAACGTAAGATTCAAGAAATCTACATCGCAACAAGCCTCAACAACAATAATATCCTCAGCAAACGTTCAATCTTCCAAATGTATGTGAACAAGATTAACTTTGGTACTGGGAATAACATCTTAGGTGTTGAGAAATCCGCTAACTTTTATTTTGATAAGAGTGTCAGTGAATTGAACCTTGTTGAATCGGCATTTTTAGCAGGAGTCATTAATTCACCATCAAACAATACGCCTTATGCAAGTCTTGAAACTGCTACAGATCGTACGCATACAGTTATTGACATGATGCTTCATCATGGATACATCAGTGAAGAAGAACATGCACGGGCTATGACAGTACCACTTGAAAACTTATTTGTGGACCGTTCTGGTGAAAATCAAACACTTGATTATCAAGCATATGTTGACTTAGTGCTTGCTGAAGCTGAAGAAATCACTGGTAAAAGCCCTGTCACAACTCCAATGGTTATCCACACCGCAATGAACATCAATGTTCAAACAGCGATGGATCAAGTTTCACGTCGTGAAGTAAGTAACTTAAACTTTGGTAGCAGAACAGATTTACAAATGGCAAGTTCTATCGTTGATAATTCAACGGGAGAAGTGATTGCTGTTATGGGTGGTTATGATTATAACAACAAACGTTCTTGGTTACGTGTTAAAGAAACACATTCACAACCAGGATCAACAATCAAACCACTTGTTGATTATGCACCAGCCTTTGAATACTTAGGTTGGGCAACATCCCACGTCATGATGGACCAACCATATGTTTGGGGTGGAACTGACTTTGCAGTTGGTAACTGGGATGGTCGATTTGAAGGTCAAGTAACCTTAAGACGCGCAATCTCAGATTCACGTAACATTCCAGCCATTGAAGCATTTACAGCAGTGTATGATTCAATTGGTCGTCAAAGATACATTGAATACTTAAGAAGTTTTGGATTTAATATTTTTGAAGAAGATGGTTTCGATCACCAATTCTCAATTGGTGGTAACCGATTTGAAACATCACCTTACGAACTTGCAGGTGCTTATGCAGCCATATTTAATGGAGGTGTGTTTACAGAACCGCATACAATTCGTCAAGTTGACTTTAAGGATGGTTCAGAATCCGTGATGTCACCTTATGCTTCAAACCAAGTAATTTCGGAAGCAGCAGCGTTTATGACCGCTCAAACAATGCGTTATGTTATCCTCGATAACTTAACCTATACCGCACGGCCAACACGTCGTTCTTACCCAGTTTATGGTAAAACAGGTACGACAAACCACGACCAAGCAAATGCAAACAACTTTGGTGTTCCTGCAAACTCTGCGAAGGACTTATGGATTGTGAATGCAACCGATCGATTCACCTTTGCGACATGGTCAGGCTTTGATAAGTTTGACAAAGATGCATGGCTCACAACTGAAATACAACGATTCAACTTACCGGGTAATATGAACAGTTATATCTTGGATGTCCTTGCAGAAGAATACGGTGTAGGAAGAGAAATATCTCGCCCTTCAACGGTTTCAGACATTACCCATATCTTAGGCACATTCCCATATCAATCACCAATTGATGGTATGGATTCAAGCCTCATAACAACAGGTCTTATAAAACGTGATCGCCTCAATCTTGTTGAAGCAACACCACCAACACTCAATGATCTAGCAAGTGCTACAATTACGACAAGTGGTGGTCTTCTAAACACCAAGATTACAGTCAACATGACGCCATACCCTAATGCCGATGCACTTACGGTTGCACCAACAACCTTTGAAATGACATCATCAACAGGGCGTACCTTTACTGGAAAACGTCTGTATGACCCATCATGGATCTTTGGAGCAGTCCGTTATCAAGCAGATCTTTATGTAAATGGTGAACTTCAAAAAACAGTGATGAGTGACACAGAAAACGTAGAACTCACATTATCTAACTTTACCTCTGGCGAAGTAAGAGTTTGTGCTTACTATACCTTTGAAAAGAACCAAGATAAACGCAGTAATGAAATCTGTAATACACTGGATATGAGCAACTCAGAAGTTGAAGTACCAGACTTCGAAACAGAAGATGATGTTACTGGATTTAGCAACCAATATGGAAAAGACGTAGTATCACTTACTTACCAACCCGTATCAGATATTAATCGATACAACACCGTTGCATCCGTTAGCCCAGATTATCGTGGACAAAAAGTTACGCTTAGTAAACTAAAATCATCAAAGATGACTGTAGTTATTAATGACTTTGTAATCGATGTAATGAATTATACCAATCGACCATACAGTGAGTTTGCGAATCAATTTGGAGGCTACTTCACTCTTAAAAAAGAGGGAAGTGGAAATAATATTGTTTCAATTTCTGGCCCAAACGAAACGCCACTAACTTCGATTCGATTGAGCTCTATGGAAGGTCAAACATTGACAATTAAAACTCAATAA
- the recU gene encoding Holliday junction resolvase RecU, giving the protein MIQYPNGTRKNASRPQQANTSRRGMTLESDINQTNESYLIYNKAVIHKKPTPIQVVHVDYPARNKAKIVEAYYRHASTTDYNGIYKGKYIDFEAKETKNRTIFPLALLHQHQIDHLRSVLQHGAIAFLIIRFTSLNETYLVYAQDIFEYISTHKSKSLPLPWIREIGTMVEETYHAPCDYLPIIDQRLKENL; this is encoded by the coding sequence ATGATTCAGTATCCAAACGGAACACGAAAGAATGCTTCAAGACCGCAACAAGCGAACACAAGTAGACGTGGTATGACTCTTGAGTCTGATATTAATCAGACGAATGAATCCTACCTTATTTATAATAAGGCAGTCATTCACAAGAAACCAACCCCGATACAAGTAGTTCATGTTGACTATCCAGCGCGCAATAAAGCGAAGATTGTTGAAGCATATTATCGTCATGCTTCCACAACGGATTACAATGGAATATATAAAGGAAAGTACATTGACTTTGAGGCGAAAGAGACAAAGAACCGTACGATCTTTCCATTGGCATTGTTACATCAGCATCAAATTGATCATTTAAGAAGTGTGTTACAGCATGGAGCGATTGCCTTCTTAATTATTCGATTTACGTCTTTAAATGAGACATATTTAGTTTATGCTCAGGACATATTTGAGTATATTAGCACACACAAATCCAAGTCATTACCTTTACCTTGGATTCGTGAAATTGGTACAATGGTGGAAGAAACGTATCATGCACCGTGTGATTATCTTCCTATTATTGATCAAAGATTAAAGGAGAACTTATGA
- a CDS encoding DivIVA domain-containing protein produces the protein MAQKLTVDMILNKEFHIDFKGYNAQEVDAFLDDVMKDYEAFQEIIAEQKTLLDRYEETLSNQKRMILEYEGKHRAVKDVQPTVSYVDLLKRVTKLEDEVFNNK, from the coding sequence ATGGCGCAGAAATTAACGGTAGATATGATTTTAAATAAAGAGTTCCATATTGATTTCAAAGGCTATAATGCTCAAGAAGTTGACGCATTTTTAGATGATGTAATGAAAGATTATGAAGCTTTTCAAGAAATTATTGCTGAACAAAAAACACTTTTAGATCGATATGAAGAAACACTATCGAATCAAAAGCGCATGATCCTAGAATATGAGGGAAAGCATCGCGCGGTTAAAGATGTTCAACCGACAGTAAGTTATGTTGATTTATTGAAACGCGTAACGAAACTAGAAGATGAAGTATTTAACAATAAATAA